A region of Myxococcus stipitatus DSM 14675 DNA encodes the following proteins:
- the dnaA gene encoding chromosomal replication initiator protein DnaA has product MNALAQAASPIPSAGILWNKLLEAIRQEGRQYALQWLDRVRALEVRDNTLVLGVPDRFFRDWVDDHYRSLLEGHLARMGDGLVSVAYEVVEGLVVEGTFPPTPTVKVSVGRPSRLNSRFTFSTFVVADSNQLPAAAAQAVSDKPGHHYNPLYIYGGTGLGKTHLLQAVGNHIWEKDPSQRVVFLSSEQFTNEYVESVREHRMTDFRRKFREECDVLLIDDIQFLGKREETQKEFFYTFNTLYELGKAIILTSDTVPAEIPGLEERLRSRFTMGLMTDIREPTYETRVAILQKKAVAENLHLPDSVAHFIAKHIQKNVRELEGALVKLSAVHSLTRQPVTEEFAAEVLRDILPAQHAVDVEAIQREVARFYKVTVESLKEDRRHKALAHARQVAMYLSRKLTKSSFPEIASRFSKDHSTVISAVRKVEGLRESDPTVKRELAELELRLGGH; this is encoded by the coding sequence TTGAACGCCCTCGCCCAGGCCGCATCTCCCATTCCAAGTGCTGGAATTCTCTGGAACAAGTTGCTGGAGGCCATCCGTCAGGAAGGTCGTCAGTATGCGCTCCAGTGGTTGGATCGGGTGCGTGCCTTGGAGGTGCGCGACAACACCCTCGTCCTGGGTGTCCCGGACCGTTTCTTCCGCGACTGGGTGGATGACCATTACCGGAGCCTGCTCGAAGGACACCTCGCCCGGATGGGCGACGGCCTCGTCTCCGTGGCCTATGAGGTGGTGGAGGGACTGGTCGTCGAAGGCACCTTCCCGCCCACACCCACCGTGAAGGTGAGCGTGGGCCGTCCTTCACGGCTCAACAGCCGCTTCACCTTCAGCACCTTCGTGGTGGCGGACAGCAACCAGCTCCCCGCGGCGGCGGCCCAGGCCGTCTCCGACAAGCCGGGCCACCACTACAACCCGCTCTACATCTATGGCGGCACGGGGTTGGGGAAGACACACCTGCTCCAGGCGGTGGGCAACCACATCTGGGAGAAGGACCCCTCGCAGCGGGTGGTGTTCCTGTCGAGCGAGCAGTTCACCAATGAGTACGTGGAGAGCGTTCGCGAGCACCGCATGACGGACTTCCGGCGGAAGTTCCGCGAGGAGTGCGACGTGCTGCTCATCGACGACATCCAGTTCCTGGGCAAGCGCGAGGAGACGCAGAAGGAGTTCTTCTACACCTTCAACACGCTCTACGAGCTGGGCAAGGCCATCATCCTCACCAGCGACACGGTGCCCGCGGAGATTCCGGGCCTGGAGGAGCGGCTGCGCAGTCGCTTCACCATGGGCTTGATGACGGACATCCGCGAGCCCACGTACGAGACGCGGGTGGCCATCCTCCAGAAGAAGGCCGTGGCGGAGAACCTCCACCTGCCGGACTCGGTGGCGCACTTCATCGCCAAGCACATCCAGAAGAACGTGCGCGAGCTCGAAGGGGCGCTGGTGAAGCTGTCCGCGGTGCACAGCCTGACGCGCCAGCCCGTGACGGAGGAGTTCGCCGCGGAGGTGCTGCGAGACATCCTCCCCGCCCAGCACGCGGTGGACGTCGAAGCCATCCAGCGCGAGGTGGCCCGCTTCTACAAAGTCACGGTGGAGTCCCTCAAGGAGGACCGCCGTCACAAGGCCCTGGCCCATGCCCGCCAGGTGGCCATGTACCTGAGCCGCAAGCTGACCAAGAGCTCCTTCCCGGAAATCGCGTCGCGCTTCAGCAAGGACCACTCCACCGTCATCTCCGCCGTCCGCAAGGTGGAGGGGCTTCGCGAGTCGGACCCCACCGTGAAGCGCGAGCTGGCGGAGCTGGAGCTGCGGCTCGGCGGCCACTGA